AATCTGGTCGAACCACGATGATCCCTTCGCTCCATACGCCCAGTGGTAGCCCGGGTTCATCACTGGTCAAATCTAATAatgttgacgatgatggtccAGCTGTTCCATTcggcgatgacgatgcagacgagagggagggggagaaaaGGCCGAGTCTCCATCGTTGGCCGATCTGGAGTCTGGGCGGTAAGGGGATATGTAAGGTCCTGTAGGTGCTAGCGGGGGGCAAGAAAGTGGTGAGTTCTTGAGAGGGCAGAGGAGCAGCGGGGGTCGTGTCGAGAAGCTGTTGCCATTGGTAGTGGATTGTGGTGGGTTCGTATCGTAGTCTACAGATGGTCAGTCAGATTAGGCAAGGTCTCATCAAACAACCGTAGACGTGAAGCTGGATAGTAGCGATGTATTGATTGTACTTGGGCAACTGTCATTGAGAACGATTGTATGATGAGATCGCAGAGGCGGCAGAGaagacactcactctgTCCGCAGATCATTCGCGACCTGAGAAGTTATCGTGATCCCATCCGCCGTGCTCGCCACTGATACAGGCGGAGgtcgaagaaaggagatgtACCAGTACATTTGTGGTATATCGCTCAGTATGGAAAATGAAGCGATGCGAGCCTTTGCAGCTGTCTCAAAACCTTGACTCGATGTCGCTTTGTGGACTCGCCCTCAGAGCCGGAGTCGAGTCGAGGCGAGCAGATGTGACGAGGTGAGATGCAGGTCAAGATCAGAGATCAGTCGGGTTCGTcagaaaaagaaaaaaaaagagTTGAAACATTACTTCGTTACTACCAAAATTCTAACTTTGACGCGAAACATCTCCCtactgttgttgttgttgtcatGTTATCTGCGCGACCTGAAAAAGATGACATTAGATGGCTCTGGTAGACTACGACTCGTCcccgtcctcgtcttcggaGGATGCAGACACTCTGGAGAACACGACCTCTCGTTCGAGCGCGCAAACTCGCACGGCTGCTGGGGATCCACCTGTCGCTAAGCGGTGAGGAGTCGAGATCCAACGAATCACCTTGCTCTCGTTTCGCTGACTGGATCAATACACAATTGCAGACCAAGGAAGCTGCCAGCTCTCCCATCTAGTTTTGATACCGGCGAGTCATGGTAGAGGATCTCCGTACTTGACACTGATTGGCTCGACGCAGTACCGAAAGATGATCCGTCTTTGCATCAAGGACGGACGCGGACGCGACGATACGTTGATGGGGAGTTCAACACACACGTTTACATCCCATGTAGGTCGATCACTTCGTCGTCACCTAGCCTTCGCCTCCTTCGTTCCTGTACCTGGACGGAGGGACGATCCTGATCGAAGACTCAGGCTGACCTCGACATTGGATCAAACTTCCGCAGTATCCATCCCACCGTCTCTCCGGACGACCTTGAACTCGGCCATATCGTCTCTATCTTCTTGTCTCCCGGATCACACGATCAATCCTCTCATTCCTTCCTTGCACGTCTCTCTCACTCAACCATTGCCATTACGTCGTCATCAGATCCAATCATTTCGAGATGAACTCAGACATAGACTGAGTCGTGACAACCCAGATCGCATTCCGACGACTTCTTCTGGGCCGACTCCAAATCCgaccttgacctcgaaACGGAGTTCAGAGTCAAGCAGAGGCACGAGCTCCTCGTTCCGTCCAATGCCGTTCAAGCTCAGCTTGGCAGGTAGATTCAAGGGGTATGCCAATCGTGTTCCGGGAGGAGCAGAGggaagtggtggaagagcttTCTTGGCTCTAAGAATAGGGGCAGGTGTAGTGGAAGTGAGTCCAGTCCTATCGAGACATCCTTGCCTTATTGGATCAGAGACGTATCCACCAGCTCTCGTCTGTCATGTCGAGGGCGAATCCTTTGCGTTCCACTGAAGGCGGAAGGACTCAAAGCTGATTTGAGAGTTCTGAGTCAGATCAAAGACATCGTGGACAAGATCATCCATCCGTTACTTGAGATCGTTCATCTGCCTAGATATCATGAAAATCCAGAATTTCACACATCCATCGCGTGGACACTGATCGACTCAAACTCCAATACGAACATCGATGTGGTCGACGATGAAATGCAGATATCACCAGAGGGTGATTTCCCGGAATCAGGTCTCATCACTGTCAAGTCTcgctctccatcatcgttAACACCTCCAACAgaatctcctccatcgaaGGAGAATGCTTCGAGCATGAAGACACCGTTAACCGACGCTATCTTTACCAAGCTCAATGACGAGTTCGAAGCCAAGATCTTAGCTTGTCAGCCTCGTGGTGGATGGATCGTAGAAGCGCTACATCTCAAGGTCGGCAAGGAGATCACTGTGATCCCCCTCGCTGCGTGATAGCTCTGTAATTACGTTTTGCCATACGCAAAGTTGTATCTGTGTTCCCTATTCCTTCTCTATCTCTCCACACAACTCTCCTAATCTATCCACTTCTCCCTTTTCCTTTACGCAGCTCTCTCGCGCAGCTACAAGGGGTGAAACCCATGCCCACCGTTGATAGGTACAGGAACTGGCTTGAACCTCCTCAAGACTTCAGTCTCCCATTCTTTCAGTGGAccttccctcttcctcgtcgtcacgGCCTCTTGACTATAGTACATATGGATATCTTCTGCACTCATCCCACTGGCGATTGcatctttcctttccttctcatcatGAGCTTTATCGGCCACTTGCTCCGCGATGGCTCTTTCCCACACGTCCCACGGAACACATCCTCCCGTCGGTCCCGTCTCGCTGATACTGACCAAGTCTGGTGTCTGATTCCCGACCATCTTGACGGGGGATGTTGTCGATGCGGCAGAAGTAGACagagcttcttcatcgccaTAGAGCGAGAATTCGCCTTGTCTCGTTCTTGTCAATTTGACAACATGGGCACCACAGCCCAAGGCAACTCCTATATCGTGCACAATCGATCTCACATACGTGCCGCTCGAGACGGTCATTCGGACCGTGAATGTCGGCGGTCGTAAGCCTGTTTTGGGCGAAACCTCTGGATAATCCGGACTATCAAGGGCTTTGGCTTCCGCATTGATCACCTCGGCGACttttgcttcttcttctggttCTTTTTCTCCGCCTTCCGCGCCCTTATGCTGAGCCTCGTGGACGATATCCGTCAATTTCCTAAacatctcctttccttccgCATCTAATCTCTCTGACGGCCAGCGATACTCGTGTCCACCATCGCCGGGGGTGACGGAAGCAGGTCTGAAATCGACGAGGTCAATCGAGACTTGACATTTTCGGATAGGGATAGGTCGAGGAAGCGGTTTGTTCTCTCGTGCATACTCATATAAGGGTTTACCGTCCATTTTGAGAGCAGAAAAGCTGAGTACGATACGATTTCAGTGGACAAGACCAGAACATGAGATGAAACGGACAGGCCTCCGATGGGAGTGAACCCGCTCACATAGGTGGTGTCTGTAAGATTTCTCCTCTGAACTGATCCAGCACCTTCTCGATGTCCTCCTTGGTGACATGTTCCCAAGACGCTGTCGAGATCACCGGGTCGTGCGAATCATATGAGGTAGTCGCTGCTCCGAGAAGGCCGATCGATTCATATTCCTACGAATCGTACAACCTTGTCAGCGTATACCTTGACCTGAGGATCTAAAGCTCAGACATACCTTTGAACATTCGAGGAATTGATTGAGATGTTTCGTACCCCTGTTGACGCCAATGACTACAGGCCCATCCATGTTAGCTAGAGGACCGATCATAAGGACAGAACTCCTCACCCAGAACACCATCAGCAAGAGGGTCTAATGTCCCTCCTTGCCCTATTTTCAGTCCCATATGAGTGaggttcttcttcctcttgttTCGTGATTGAGGCTGCGATCGTTTGACTGGATCATCGAACAGTCTCgaatcgaggaggagaggtgtTATTGAGTCGATACATTTCATGCTGCAGTGTAAGTCGGTTTCAGCTCATGTCACAGCTGTGTAGGTGCCTGTTCGGGGCCTAACGGGTAGGAGGCCAGAGTCTTGCAGGACTGGAGTCCAACATTTCCGACCGCAGCGGCTGATCTTCAAGACAGAGATTGAGAATTGGATTCGTCATGACTCACGAGCTAGGCCCAGAAGGCTTGGCAATCGGGAACAGCCCATTCAAAGGGAACGAAGGCGTTGAAGCAGCTTTGGGCATGATGGACGTCAGACCGGTGGTACGGAGCAGAGCACcgagaggacgacgagtgAGGAGCGTCGTGGTGGGTGAGCGCTCGGGCGCGGTCCTTGGGGGAGGAGTGAAGGTAAGGGTTAGATCAAGAGTTGGACCACGACTGTAGAGTTGAACTGAATGGAATTTGTCGTTGGATGATCGTGATGGAACGAACGCACTGCACCGAAATCCCAACTTTTGAAACAGATAACTGGCATATTACGTAACTCCCTTCGGCTCTCGGACTAGTTAGTGCGCGTCAACGGATGAGCTGCTAATAAGCTAATCTGAGCATAGCTATCGAACACGATTtgaccatcaccatctcctcctctcattTGACCAACGAGACGTTACGCCTCTAAGCGGCAACATGACCCTACCTGCATCATCCGGGAGCAATACCCATATCAAGCATTACAAACCATACTTCACCCCAGCTGAAGTCGAACGACTGTCCGCCAAACAGAGGGGCAAGCTGAGCGTAtcgagggaggagagaggacgaCAGCAGGCTTGTGGGTTCATAGACGCAGTAGGGGTCAGGTGTGGTTTGTGCGTCGTCTCAAATACTTCTTTGCTTATTGACAGGGCTGACTCAGAGGGGACTCGTCTTCAGCCCTCGAAGAACGATCGCGACTGCTCAGACGCTGTATATGCGatttcacctcttcttcccgtaCAAGGACTTCAACTATGTCGTGGGTGTTCACCACTTTCTCAAAGAGAGCTGCTTCGAGCTTCAGCTGACGTGGCTTCCCCCTCTTGTGGCACCTCATCAAATAGGAAGTTTCCCTCACCGCACTCTACGTCTCTTCCAAACTCCACGACACGCTGAAGAAACCGCGCGATATtatcctttcttccttccccatccGGTTCCCGCATCTCATACGTAAAGGAACGATAGACCCCGCGACCGCCGAAGCGAACGGATTGGAACGTGAACGGAAGCAGGTTCTCAGTATTGAAAGATTGGTTCTGGAGACGATGGGCTTCAAGTTCTCTGTCGAAGTCGGATTGAGTGGAGTGGTCAAGATTGGCAAGCGATTAGGATGTGAGTTGACTGCAGATCTTGATGGTTCAGCTATATGGATCTTCTCTGGCGATGACTGATGTTCTCCTCGTAGTGGGTAGAGATTTGTGCGAAAGTGCATGGCGAGGTGCTGTAGATTGGTGAGTTACAGATCGTAGACGAGGATGTTAGATCTACGCTTACATCTCCTTCATAGCTATCGGACGCAAGCATCTCTATCATATCCCCCGCACATCATTGCTCTCGGCTCGATATATACCGCATCGCTACTCATGCTCGAAACGACCAAGTTTGAACCCGCTCTCTCGTCCAAAGGGGCCGAGGAGAAACCCCCAGCGCAAATTGCGCACTTATTGAGCACGAGTGGAGACTGGGAGAAGGAATATTCTGCTACTGTGGGATctgtcgatggtgagctAAATCGATGAGTGGGCTGATCAAGCTAACGCGGTTGATTGTGATCAGATATCGCACATGCCCTCATTGACCTGTACACCATCATCCTGTCTACTCCTTCCGAGGGTCAACCCAATATCCACACACCGTCTCCTGTCTCGCCAAAAGAACCACTGCCGACGTCTTCCCAAACGACGTCGACCTCTACAACATCCCCGACTGCTTTCCGTTTACCATCATTCTGGTCATCGCAGACTCTCACAGAACTGAAGATTCATCTAAGAGATCGTCGACCGGGAAAGGTGGCTACCATCGGGTGGGCGAGTGCGGGCGAGGAAAGTCATCAGGTCTCAGAGGACGAAGCGGCAGaggggatggggaagaaCGATGCCACGGTAAGATTTGTCTGGGATAGGTAGACGGGATTCATTCCGATTTGTACAGGTAGGAAAGATCATGTGAATGCATGAGACTGTGAATCGTATTATAAGAGTATGTGATTGGAATCAGACTAAACTACAGGGACTTCCCAACCCGCTACTGTGGAGTCAGACGCAT
This genomic interval from Kwoniella newhampshirensis strain CBS 13917 chromosome 4, whole genome shotgun sequence contains the following:
- a CDS encoding tRNA pseudouridine(55) synthase; translated protein: MPKAASTPSFPLNGLFPIAKPSGPSSMKCIDSITPLLLDSRLFDDPVKRSQPQSRNKRKKNLTHMGLKIGQGGTLDPLADGVLVIGVNRGTKHLNQFLECSKEYESIGLLGAATTSYDSHDPVISTASWEHVTKEDIEKVLDQFRGEILQTPPIFSALKMDGKPLYEYARENKPLPRPIPIRKCQVSIDLVDFRPASVTPGDGGHEYRWPSERLDAEGKEMFRKLTDIVHEAQHKGAEGGEKEPEEEAKVAEVINAEAKALDSPDYPEVSPKTGLRPPTFTVRMTVSSGTYVRSIVHDIGVALGCGAHVVKLTRTRQGEFSLYGDEEALSTSAASTTSPVKMVGNQTPDLVSISETGPTGGCVPWDVWERAIAEQVADKAHDEKERKDAIASGMSAEDIHMYYSQEAVTTRKREGPLKEWETEVLRRFKPVPVPINGGHGFHPL